The Pseudomonadota bacterium nucleotide sequence GTACGATAGAGGGCGAAGTGCGGGTCCCGTATGTGGTCTTGAATGGGGTGGTGCTCGGTGACGTGCATGCCCGCGAGCACATTGAGCTGGCCGCGAAGGCGCGGGTGGAAGGCGATGTTCACTACGGGCTCATGGAGATGGCGATGGGCGCGGAGGTCAACGGAAAGCTCGTCCATACCGAGGCCGCGACACCGCCCCTGACCCCGGACCCCGCCGGTGCCGTGGTGGGCGCGCAACGACCGGACGAGGTCGAGCCGGACGAGATCGAGATAGGGCCGCCGGACCGGGAACCGCGCCACATCGTTTAGGTCTTGGAGGATTTGCCATTGATGAGCACAGTAGAACCAGAGTTGGAGTTGGAGAGCCCCTTGGCGTTCAGCGACGCCGCGGCGGTCAAAGTACGCGAGCTGATGGTTGACGAAGGCAGCGACGATCTGATGCTCAGGGTCTTCGTGTCGGGCGGTGGATGCTCCGGTTTCCAGTACGGTTTTACCTTCGATGATGCCGTCGGTGATGGGGACACGGTGGTCGAGAACGACGGGGTCAGGCTCTTGATCGATCCCATGAGCGTGCAATACCTCATGGGTGCCGAGATCGACTACACCGAGGACCTGGAAGGGGCGCGGTTCGTCATCAGGAACCCCAATGCCACGACGACCTGCGGTTGCGGGTCTTCGTTTTCTGTCTGAGCGGCAGCGTGATCCCGTCTCGCGGGCGCATGGGATTCTAGTACCTGCGACGGGCGCCATACCCGCATCGCCTGGAGGCCGGTCAGGTACGCTGGGCCGGGCGGGCCAGACGTTCCCGGCCGTGGAGCGCATCGAAGGCCGGCAGAACGATTATCTCGTGTCGTAGAGCGGCGCGCTGATCCCGAGCACCTACGCGGTGACCGGATTCAAGGCCTTTCCTGAGCTCTTGTACATTCAGATCATCCAGCACGATTTGGAGGGCGTCGAGGTGCGCATCGTCAAGGCCCCCAGTTATCGGGATCCCGAAGGACACGGACAGGGTCCGCGAAGAGTTGCGCATCCGTCTGGGCCGAGAAATGAGGCTCGATATCCGTTTCTGCACCACCGACGAGTTGGAGCGCAACCCGGTCGGGAAGATCCGGAGCTGTTACAACCGGCTTCCGCCGGAGCTTATCGAGCGTTACGGGCTACCGGCGGGGGAGAGCTCGAGGGCGGCGTAGCGAGATCGCGATCACCGGGCGGGTCTTCGCGGATCGACAGCTCGAAACACACCTGGCCGGGCCGGTTGCGGATCAACGCCAGGGCATACCCCATCATCTCCGCCCGTTTTGCCGCCTGATAGAGGCCGATCCCGTGGCCGGACCGGGACCGCACCGGTTGTTTGAAGAGCTGGCCGGCGGTTTCCGGACCGATTACCGAGCCGTTGTCACACACTGTCAAGGCCAGATGCCGGCCCCGTGATGCGAGCGTCACGGTGATATCGAGCCCGGATTCCACCCGACGTTTGTAATAGGCGTTTCGAGGAGGTTGTCGAGGACGCTGTGAAAGAGGTCGC carries:
- a CDS encoding ATP-binding protein, which produces MESGLDITVTLASRGRHLALTVCDNGSVIGPETAGQLFKQPVRSRSGHGIGLYQAAKRAEMMGYALALIRNRPGQVCFELSIREDPPGDRDLATPPSSSPPPVARNAR
- the erpA gene encoding iron-sulfur cluster insertion protein ErpA, which translates into the protein MSTVEPELELESPLAFSDAAAVKVRELMVDEGSDDLMLRVFVSGGGCSGFQYGFTFDDAVGDGDTVVENDGVRLLIDPMSVQYLMGAEIDYTEDLEGARFVIRNPNATTTCGCGSSFSV
- a CDS encoding polymer-forming cytoskeletal protein; protein product: MFGKRKNRKPTTIDSLIGRNTRVQGDMSFEGGLHVDGTVKGDVCAHGSESAVLTVSEHGTIEGEVRVPYVVLNGVVLGDVHAREHIELAAKARVEGDVHYGLMEMAMGAEVNGKLVHTEAATPPLTPDPAGAVVGAQRPDEVEPDEIEIGPPDREPRHIV